The genomic window TGGCGAAATATTTCGCCATCATCCCGGCGATGTTCGTCGCGCTCTATCCGGGGCTGGGCGTCCTGAACGTGATGGGGCTGGCGACGCCCGAAAGCGCGATCCTCAGCGCCATCATCTTCAACGCGCTGATCATCCCCTGCCTGGTGCCGCTGGCGCTGAAGGGCGTGGCGTACCGGCCGATGGGCGCCGGCCCGCTGCTGGCGCGCAATCTCGCCATTTACGGCCTCGGGGGCCTGGTGGCGCCGTTCATCGGCATCAAGATCATCGACCTGTTGGTCGGCGGCCTCGGTCTCGCGTAAGGACAACAGAACATGGGTAAGGATTTCTCCTCCGCATTGCGGCCGGCGATCGTGATGACGATCCTGTTCGCCGCCCTGCTCGGACTCGCCTATCCGCTGGCGATGACGGGGATCGGCCAGGCGCTGTTCCCGGAACAGGCGAACGGCAGCCTGGTGCGCGGCGCCAACGGGACGGTGATCGGATCGCGCATCGTGGGCCAGGCCTTCACCGCCGATGGTTATTTCCAGACGCGCCCTTCGGCGGCGGGAAGCGGCTATGACGGGCTCGCCTCCTCGGGATCGAACCTCGGGCCGACATCGCAGGCGCTGGCCGACCGGGTGCGCGCCGATGTCGCCGCGCGCCGGGCCGAGGGCGTGACGGGGCCGCTGCCGGCCGACCTTGCCACCGCCAGCGGATCGGGGCTGGACCCGGACCTGTCGCCGGAAGCCGCACTGGCGCAGGCGGCGCGCGTGGCGCGGGTGCGCGGGCTGCCGCCGGCGGAGGTGCGCGCGCTGGTGGCCGGTGAGACGCGCGCCTCGCCGCTGGGCGCGCCGCATGTGAACGTGCTGGCGCTCAACCAGGCGCTCGACCGGCTGGCGCGTGATCGCGGGTCGGGGGCGCGCAGCGACTGATGGCGGTTTCCGGCTTCCCCTCCGACGGCATTCGCCCCGATCCCGATGCCCTTCTGCGCCAGGCGGTGCAGGAGGGCCGCGGCCGTTTGAAGATCTTTCTGGGGGCCGCGCCGGGCGTCGGCAAGACCTATGAGATGCTGGCCGAGGGCGCATCGCGGCGGCGTGACGGCGTGGACGTGGTGGTCGGCGTGGTGGAAACCCACGGCCGCGCCGAGACCGAAGCGCTCACCCGTGGGCTGGAGATCATGCCGCGGCGCGCCTCCGCCTATGAGGGGCGCACGCTGCACGAGATGGATCTGGACGCGATCCTCGCGCGGCGACCGCGCCTGGTGCTGGTCGACGAGCTGGCGCACACCAATGCGCCGGGCAGCCGCCATCCCAAACGCTATCAGGACGTGGAGGAACTGCTCGCCGCCGGGATCGACGTTTATTCCACGGTCAACATCCAGCATGTCGAAAGCCTGAACGACGTCGTCGCCAGCTTCACCCGCATCCGCGTGCGCGAGACGGTGCCCGACCGGGTGCTGGAAATG from Sphingomonas sp. OV641 includes these protein-coding regions:
- the kdpC gene encoding potassium-transporting ATPase subunit KdpC gives rise to the protein MGKDFSSALRPAIVMTILFAALLGLAYPLAMTGIGQALFPEQANGSLVRGANGTVIGSRIVGQAFTADGYFQTRPSAAGSGYDGLASSGSNLGPTSQALADRVRADVAARRAEGVTGPLPADLATASGSGLDPDLSPEAALAQAARVARVRGLPPAEVRALVAGETRASPLGAPHVNVLALNQALDRLARDRGSGARSD